From the Spiroplasma sp. BIUS-1 genome, one window contains:
- a CDS encoding MutH/Sau3AI family endonuclease has protein sequence MDDKQYKQDLLEVFEIAQKAKGKTLRQLAGNNLDNIRYFDNKEKVKHVLQQAVFNIPLYSKMEYTFEDLQLELKPVALKRNKYGELIVKERLVLNDIYYDEIVNETFKDSKFINKNQLLLIMTYTHDYENDFLDYEINDAFIIDISRQKEFYLIINDWLAIQEKVKRGKAEELNEGFTNVLSACTKSQSRIDLKKQPYSNVLARFRSYSFNTNFLKEIISRHKNKVVYINEIFDEKEVKDNVDFKKEQIEEYLKSVIGTDISKYTESKANQKHQMAFVNFLKENNSDLYDFLKVTNFKLMHKLTDNSNLQEQITTNYELDPFEMLKDEFEESTFFQEIVIKNYLVILIEKSTNKILNFKLFNLSEQDVKNSQLVYYNTKKEIERVLNENIDEPNFTKTKDNLSISLRKSKKNEYAVYKFNDKEIKLPAYEFVINKNVIFDK, from the coding sequence ATGGATGACAAACAATATAAACAAGACTTATTAGAAGTCTTTGAAATAGCTCAAAAAGCTAAAGGAAAAACTTTAAGACAATTAGCAGGAAATAACTTAGACAATATTAGATATTTTGATAATAAAGAAAAAGTAAAACACGTTTTACAACAAGCAGTGTTTAATATACCACTGTACAGTAAAATGGAATATACTTTTGAAGATCTACAATTAGAATTAAAACCAGTTGCCTTAAAAAGAAACAAATATGGAGAATTAATAGTAAAAGAACGTTTAGTTTTAAATGACATTTACTATGATGAAATAGTAAATGAAACTTTTAAAGATTCAAAATTTATTAACAAAAATCAATTACTTTTAATTATGACTTATACTCATGATTATGAAAACGACTTTTTAGATTATGAAATCAATGATGCTTTTATCATTGATATATCAAGACAAAAAGAATTTTACCTAATAATCAATGATTGATTAGCTATTCAAGAAAAAGTAAAACGTGGAAAAGCAGAAGAATTAAATGAAGGATTCACAAATGTTTTATCTGCATGTACAAAAAGTCAAAGTAGAATTGATTTAAAAAAACAACCCTACTCAAATGTACTTGCAAGATTTAGAAGTTATTCATTTAACACTAACTTCTTAAAAGAAATCATTTCAAGACACAAAAACAAAGTTGTATACATTAATGAAATATTTGATGAAAAAGAAGTTAAAGACAATGTTGACTTTAAAAAAGAACAAATTGAAGAATACTTAAAAAGTGTAATTGGAACAGATATTTCAAAATATACTGAATCAAAAGCAAATCAAAAACACCAAATGGCTTTTGTTAACTTCTTAAAAGAAAACAATTCTGACTTATATGACTTTTTAAAAGTAACTAACTTTAAGTTAATGCACAAACTTACAGATAACTCTAACTTACAAGAACAAATAACTACCAACTATGAGTTAGATCCATTTGAAATGTTAAAAGATGAGTTTGAAGAAAGTACATTTTTCCAAGAAATAGTTATTAAAAACTATTTAGTAATATTAATTGAAAAATCAACAAACAAAATACTAAACTTTAAATTATTCAATTTAAGTGAACAAGATGTAAAAAACTCTCAATTAGTTTATTACAACACCAAAAAAGAAATCGAAAGAGTTTTAAATGAAAATATTGATGAGCCTAACTTTACTAAAACAAAAGATAACTTATCAATTAGTTTAAGAAAAAGTAAAAAAAATGAATATGCCGTATATAAATTTAATGATAAAGAAATTAAATTACCTGCTTATGAATTTGTAATTAATAAAAATGTAATATTTGATAAATAA
- a CDS encoding lipoprotein, with translation MKKILGLLAVTALVATTSATVVACGEKPADKEDIILNSEKLQNELKIQSSEIKADGTITLELQDKSILTAEVKKDSLKDGEVTIVVSTTEDKLTDKEVKESVKVMFTPKDGKEEDKKLIKTVSVKVEAKKVVKVKLDGVKLDGFTATNATTDQEVIDALKAVKGLENIAAADVKITKVEATESAKGSITIEATKDSKLVEGKLVLEIAQLQASKINLDTVTLSLTATNATTDQEVLDALKGVEGLDKISASDVKITKVEATQDEAGSITIEAESASQLVEGKLVLSIAQLTI, from the coding sequence ATGAAAAAAATACTAGGATTATTAGCAGTCACTGCATTAGTTGCAACTACAAGTGCTACTGTTGTAGCTTGTGGAGAAAAACCAGCAGATAAAGAAGATATTATTTTAAACTCAGAAAAATTACAAAATGAATTAAAAATTCAATCAAGTGAAATCAAAGCGGATGGAACTATTACTTTGGAATTACAAGATAAATCAATCTTAACAGCTGAAGTTAAAAAAGATTCTTTAAAAGATGGAGAAGTTACAATAGTTGTTTCAACAACTGAAGATAAATTAACTGATAAAGAAGTTAAAGAAAGTGTAAAAGTGATGTTTACACCAAAAGACGGTAAAGAAGAAGATAAAAAATTGATTAAAACTGTTTCAGTAAAAGTTGAAGCTAAAAAAGTAGTGAAAGTTAAATTAGATGGTGTTAAATTAGATGGTTTCACAGCAACAAATGCTACAACAGATCAAGAAGTTATCGATGCTTTAAAAGCAGTTAAAGGACTAGAAAACATTGCAGCAGCTGACGTTAAAATTACTAAAGTTGAAGCTACTGAATCAGCAAAAGGTTCAATTACTATTGAAGCTACAAAAGATTCAAAATTAGTTGAAGGAAAATTAGTTTTAGAAATAGCTCAATTACAAGCTTCAAAAATTAATTTGGATACTGTAACACTTAGCTTAACAGCAACAAATGCTACAACTGATCAAGAAGTTCTTGATGCTTTAAAAGGTGTTGAAGGTTTAGATAAAATTTCAGCAAGTGATGTTAAAATCACAAAAGTTGAAGCAACACAAGACGAAGCTGGATCAATTACAATTGAAGCTGAATCAGCTTCACAATTAGTTGAAGGAAAATTAGTTTTAAGTATTGCTCAATTAACAATATAA
- a CDS encoding SemiSWEET family sugar transporter gives MLFLANKELAGTILGWIGFATSFSMLLPQVIKVCITKNTKALSPIMFFLTFLNACIWTSYAFFTKPDKPDLQVGCANLAAMVASLFILIFIISNKIKEKVILKRLKKDKQLNENLDEMSVVEIKNENELLSEEIINMQKEIEKLEDKVEVLEEKIEE, from the coding sequence ATGTTATTTTTAGCAAATAAAGAACTTGCAGGAACAATTCTTGGTTGAATTGGTTTTGCTACAAGTTTTTCAATGTTGTTACCTCAAGTTATTAAGGTTTGTATTACAAAAAATACAAAAGCACTTTCTCCAATAATGTTTTTCTTAACATTTTTAAATGCATGTATTTGAACAAGTTATGCATTTTTTACAAAGCCTGATAAACCAGATCTACAAGTTGGTTGTGCTAACTTAGCTGCTATGGTGGCTTCATTGTTTATTTTAATATTTATTATTTCAAATAAAATTAAAGAAAAAGTTATTTTAAAAAGACTTAAAAAAGACAAACAATTAAATGAAAATTTAGACGAAATGTCAGTAGTTGAAATTAAAAATGAAAACGAACTTTTAAGTGAAGAAATCATAAATATGCAAAAAGAAATTGAAAAATTAGAAGACAAAGTAGAAGTGCTTGAAGAAAAAATAGAGGAGTAA
- a CDS encoding lipoprotein: MKKILGLLAVTALVATTSASVVACGPKNEDSEAVKLQKNVTKYISEGTDRWDQTNTDDQIIEDVYKEFIKDDVVKDGDPLTQKSLILVVTAHVDSSTYANEDITKTFDVFIYTTKLDVGNAYIKDEASKLSTTSSVILKDKTDWKDITLDKNYLFLKTSESKTDQFTITNMEFLEDVVVVSSDENIVIASQPGKDGIVILKAINLGNAEIIVKASNGIEDKVVDVIVGFS; the protein is encoded by the coding sequence ATGAAAAAAATACTAGGATTATTAGCAGTCACTGCATTAGTTGCAACTACAAGTGCTAGCGTTGTAGCTTGTGGACCAAAAAATGAAGATTCAGAGGCTGTTAAATTACAAAAAAATGTAACGAAATATATTTCTGAAGGAACTGATAGATGAGATCAAACAAATACTGATGATCAAATCATTGAAGATGTTTACAAAGAGTTTATAAAAGATGATGTGGTTAAAGATGGCGATCCTTTAACACAAAAATCATTGATTTTAGTTGTAACAGCCCATGTTGATTCATCAACATATGCAAATGAAGATATAACTAAAACTTTTGATGTATTTATTTATACAACTAAATTAGATGTTGGAAATGCATATATTAAAGATGAAGCTTCAAAATTATCTACAACATCTTCAGTTATTTTAAAAGACAAAACTGATTGAAAAGATATCACTTTAGATAAAAATTATCTGTTTTTAAAAACTTCAGAATCCAAAACTGATCAATTTACAATTACAAATATGGAATTTTTAGAAGATGTAGTAGTAGTTTCAAGTGACGAAAACATTGTAATTGCTTCTCAACCAGGGAAAGATGGTATAGTTATTTTAAAAGCTATTAATTTAGGGAATGCTGAAATTATTGTAAAAGCTTCAAACGGTATTGAAGACAAAGTTGTTGATGTAATAGTAGGTTTTAGTTAA
- a CDS encoding DUF262 domain-containing protein, with translation MISKNFDFLNQYSKYKIYYADISNIEDSLKSGEKYVIRVDSAKLIEKLLKNIMGYQSYPRTLGDLINEFISYYKSEKNSFLASGVIAALRSISANRNESLHHNEIDFGESDLSFTTKINILQYIRKIFHFVIISFEDSDLKLDRFNDQIYYENLNNFEKIDLSTQFSYDNDQILIDKVSIGDFVLNDKNNFVIPSYQRDYRWTEEECQELINQLIYKYKTNELVYFGTLACKIDQLDNGQNEIRLIDGQQRVTTSLLLFKAFNDVLKYKLIEADQANIVLSNELTALFEFKEKNSKDYSDLRIKEKYINFTSNSDSNQDGLYHILTGYVSQAEFERGIKLFSRSLVIENYKFFKNQLMDYSIENLVELYNYYSNNFVLSCIKFDEENTNEMEVFENLNSKGKELDTFDMIKNYMYNMVDNETFKNRSKEIVDEFKKYFRLNDIPKLKGKKDEQNKKYEEFLFNFLTYKNAISNLYIGKIQKNKKSLLKAFKAFYDRSKISFSEYASVCEELGRYFKIYRTTRITFDYENKSNELYFVSDILKNLSHKDFSIVYFRLIDVYTNSSWNKVDHRLYLEEEDENLKKCLFELEKWVIFLLQVKGTGQSFKESVLIKLIKFTKLYEEYGNFKTELPDKMNKWFSNKIAKTKDNETLLINEQEHALPTREQIIESLKNKEVQDNNIKNVFLLRLENYWLNLTTKANQKIVFKKPTIEHIIPQTPSIEWKEYLSNNKGWNEDLNDIFRDHLNRIGNLLILDNSNNSELSNSNFEKKKLNYTRSESRLAKIPFNSKDENLLTIDYFGFEQVRDRSAKLATLLVDKIYNV, from the coding sequence ATGATAAGTAAGAATTTTGATTTTTTAAATCAATATAGTAAATATAAAATTTATTACGCAGATATAAGCAATATAGAGGACTCACTAAAAAGTGGAGAGAAATATGTAATAAGGGTAGACTCTGCAAAATTAATTGAAAAGTTATTAAAAAATATAATGGGTTATCAAAGTTATCCTAGAACTTTAGGGGACTTAATAAATGAGTTTATAAGTTATTATAAATCTGAAAAAAATAGTTTCTTAGCTTCTGGTGTTATAGCTGCTCTTAGATCAATTTCAGCAAACAGAAATGAAAGTTTGCACCATAATGAAATTGATTTTGGAGAATCAGATTTGTCTTTTACAACTAAAATAAATATATTACAATATATAAGAAAAATTTTTCATTTTGTAATAATATCTTTTGAAGATTCAGATTTGAAATTAGATAGATTTAATGATCAAATCTATTATGAAAATTTAAACAACTTTGAAAAAATAGATTTAAGTACTCAATTTTCATATGATAATGATCAAATATTGATTGATAAAGTATCGATCGGAGATTTTGTGTTGAACGATAAAAACAATTTTGTGATTCCATCATATCAAAGAGATTATAGATGAACAGAAGAAGAGTGCCAAGAGTTAATTAATCAACTTATATATAAATATAAAACAAATGAACTAGTTTATTTTGGTACTTTAGCATGTAAAATTGATCAACTTGATAATGGTCAAAATGAAATAAGATTAATTGATGGACAACAAAGAGTTACTACTTCGTTATTATTATTTAAAGCATTTAATGATGTTCTTAAATATAAACTAATTGAAGCAGACCAAGCAAACATAGTTTTATCGAATGAGTTAACAGCTTTGTTTGAATTCAAAGAAAAAAATTCAAAAGACTATAGTGATTTAAGAATAAAGGAAAAATACATAAACTTCACATCAAACTCTGATAGTAATCAAGATGGTTTATATCATATACTTACTGGATATGTTTCGCAAGCAGAGTTTGAAAGAGGGATTAAATTATTTTCTAGAAGCTTAGTTATCGAGAATTATAAATTTTTCAAAAATCAATTAATGGACTATTCAATCGAAAATTTAGTTGAGCTATATAATTATTATTCAAATAATTTTGTTTTATCTTGCATTAAATTTGATGAAGAAAATACAAATGAGATGGAAGTTTTTGAAAATTTAAACTCAAAAGGTAAAGAACTTGATACTTTTGATATGATAAAAAACTATATGTACAATATGGTTGATAATGAAACTTTCAAAAATAGATCAAAAGAAATTGTAGATGAGTTTAAAAAATATTTCCGATTAAATGACATTCCAAAATTAAAGGGAAAAAAAGATGAACAAAATAAAAAGTATGAAGAATTTTTATTTAATTTTTTAACTTATAAAAATGCAATTTCTAACTTATATATTGGAAAAATTCAAAAAAATAAAAAAAGTCTTTTAAAAGCATTTAAGGCTTTTTATGATAGATCAAAAATAAGTTTTTCTGAATACGCAAGTGTTTGTGAAGAACTGGGTAGATACTTTAAAATCTATAGAACTACAAGAATTACTTTTGACTATGAAAATAAAAGTAATGAGTTATATTTTGTATCTGATATTTTGAAAAACCTATCTCACAAAGACTTTTCAATCGTCTATTTTAGATTAATAGACGTATATACAAATAGTTCTTGAAACAAAGTTGACCATAGATTATATCTGGAAGAGGAAGACGAAAACCTAAAGAAATGTTTATTCGAACTAGAAAAATGAGTTATTTTCCTGCTTCAAGTTAAAGGTACTGGTCAATCATTTAAAGAGAGTGTTTTGATTAAGTTAATTAAATTTACAAAACTTTATGAGGAATATGGTAATTTTAAAACAGAATTACCAGACAAAATGAATAAGTGATTTTCAAATAAAATTGCAAAAACTAAAGATAATGAAACTTTATTAATTAACGAACAAGAGCACGCACTACCAACGAGAGAGCAAATAATTGAATCGTTAAAAAATAAGGAAGTTCAAGATAATAACATTAAAAATGTATTTCTACTTAGATTAGAAAATTATTGACTGAACTTAACAACAAAAGCAAATCAAAAGATAGTCTTCAAAAAACCTACAATAGAACATATAATACCTCAAACACCTTCAATCGAATGAAAAGAATATCTATCAAATAATAAAGGTTGAAATGAAGATTTAAATGATATATTTAGAGATCACCTAAATAGAATAGGTAACTTACTAATTTTAGATAATTCAAATAATAGCGAACTTTCTAATTCTAACTTTGAGAAAAAGAAATTAAATTATACAAGATCTGAATCTAGATTAGCAAAAATACCTTTTAACTCTAAAGATGAAAATCTTTTAACAATAGATTATTTTGGTTTTGAACAAGTTAGAGATAGAAGTGCTAAGTTAGCAACTTTATTAGTGGATAAAATTTACAATGTCTAA
- the dcm gene encoding DNA (cytosine-5-)-methyltransferase, translating into MSKLRVFETFAGIGAQHKALEILKNNIKDFDYEIAGTSEWDMWANISYNAIHHNNKNIAQKLTDSEINEFIKKFTLSNDGKKPCDFKFINRQSRQFKEMLYSSLKNCNNQGSILEITGKKLIDNIGEFDLLTYSFPCQDLSVAGSFHGFNQGMAKGSGTRSGLLWEIERILKDLKKINKLPKYLLLENVKNMISNKHKEDYIEWLEFLASLGYETKTYILDSSEYGIPQKRKRVYAVSVQKNQDNEIDISNFVNNNDEVKDLSKEFKIDMSLEGVLKVDYSIEKYEDEAKKSTPNNTPSRIKMYNENPTLYEIKKDKPSYLQNVRTITTKQDRHPNAGIIDLQKSSIIKELKKIGKSNYRFLTPRETFLLMGFTEDDFEKASKNIKRKDILYRQAGNSIVVNVLVALFNNMMKEGEKYDK; encoded by the coding sequence ATGAGTAAATTAAGGGTATTTGAAACATTTGCAGGAATCGGGGCACAACATAAAGCTCTAGAAATTTTAAAAAACAATATAAAAGATTTTGACTATGAAATTGCTGGAACTAGTGAATGAGATATGTGAGCTAATATTAGTTACAATGCAATACACCATAATAACAAAAATATTGCTCAAAAACTTACAGATTCCGAAATAAATGAATTCATAAAAAAATTTACTCTATCTAACGATGGTAAAAAACCTTGTGATTTTAAATTTATCAATAGACAATCAAGACAATTCAAGGAAATGTTATATAGTTCTTTAAAGAATTGTAATAACCAAGGAAGTATTCTAGAGATTACTGGAAAAAAATTGATTGACAATATTGGTGAATTTGACTTATTAACTTATTCTTTCCCGTGTCAAGATTTATCAGTTGCGGGAAGTTTTCATGGTTTTAATCAAGGAATGGCAAAGGGTTCTGGTACTAGAAGTGGACTACTTTGAGAAATTGAAAGAATTTTAAAGGATCTAAAAAAAATTAATAAACTTCCAAAATATCTTCTTCTTGAAAATGTAAAAAATATGATTTCAAATAAACATAAAGAAGATTATATAGAATGATTAGAATTTTTGGCTAGTTTAGGATACGAAACTAAAACATATATTTTGGATTCTTCAGAATATGGTATTCCACAAAAAAGAAAAAGAGTTTATGCTGTTAGTGTACAGAAAAATCAAGATAATGAAATAGATATTTCGAACTTCGTTAATAACAATGATGAAGTTAAAGATCTATCTAAGGAATTTAAAATAGATATGTCTTTAGAGGGTGTCTTAAAAGTTGATTATTCAATAGAAAAGTATGAGGACGAAGCTAAAAAGTCAACTCCAAACAATACACCAAGCAGGATAAAAATGTATAATGAAAATCCAACTTTGTATGAAATAAAAAAAGATAAACCTAGTTACTTGCAAAACGTAAGAACAATAACAACAAAACAAGACAGACATCCAAATGCAGGTATTATAGATCTTCAAAAAAGTTCGATAATAAAAGAATTAAAAAAAATTGGAAAGTCTAATTATAGATTTTTAACTCCAAGAGAAACTTTTCTACTAATGGGGTTTACTGAAGATGATTTTGAAAAAGCATCAAAAAATATAAAAAGAAAAGATATTTTGTATAGGCAAGCAGGTAATTCCATTGTGGTAAATGTACTTGTTGCTTTGTTTAACAACATGATGAAAGAGGGAGAAAAATATGATAAGTAA